In the genome of Fulvivirga maritima, one region contains:
- the atpA gene encoding F0F1 ATP synthase subunit alpha gives MADVRPDEVSAILREQLSGAKTEAELEEVGTVLEVGDGVARIYGLSKAQSGELLEFENGLRALVLNLEEDNVGAVIFGESKGIKEGDTVKRTGRIASINAGDGMVGRVVDTLGNPIDGKGPIEGETYEMPLERKAPGVIYRQPVNEPLQTGIKAIDSMIPIGRGQRELIIGDRQTGKTAVAIDTIINQKEFYERGEPVFCIYVAVGQKASTVAGVVAALEKAGAMDYSVVVSASAADPAPMQFFAPFTGAAIGEYFRDTGRPALVIYDDLSKQAVAYREVSLLLRRPPGREAYPGDVFYLHSRLLERAAKISQNDEIAQGMNDLPESLQGKVKGGGSLTALPIIETQAGDVSAYIPTNVISITDGQIFLETNLFNSGIRPAINVGISVSRVGGSAQIKSMKKVAGTLKLDQAQFRELEAFAKFGSDLDAATKLTIDRGRRNLEILKQAQYSPVAVEEQVAIIFVSTKGMIDDVPVDKVKAFERSFIDVLRSKHQDALDSLRAGKLEDSVTEVLASVAKDLSKQYSK, from the coding sequence ATGGCAGACGTAAGACCAGACGAAGTTTCAGCAATACTTAGAGAGCAGCTATCCGGAGCCAAAACCGAAGCCGAATTAGAGGAAGTTGGTACGGTACTAGAGGTTGGTGACGGTGTAGCACGTATCTATGGTTTATCAAAAGCTCAGTCAGGAGAGCTTCTTGAATTTGAAAATGGACTTAGAGCACTAGTGCTTAACCTTGAAGAGGATAATGTAGGTGCTGTAATTTTCGGAGAATCTAAAGGTATCAAAGAAGGTGATACTGTAAAAAGAACCGGCCGTATCGCCTCTATTAATGCAGGTGATGGCATGGTTGGCCGTGTGGTTGACACATTGGGTAATCCTATAGACGGAAAAGGCCCAATAGAGGGAGAAACTTACGAAATGCCATTGGAAAGAAAAGCTCCCGGTGTTATATACAGACAACCTGTAAACGAGCCTTTACAAACAGGTATTAAAGCTATTGACTCTATGATTCCTATCGGTAGAGGTCAAAGAGAGCTTATCATTGGTGATAGACAAACCGGTAAAACTGCCGTGGCTATTGATACTATCATCAACCAAAAAGAATTTTATGAAAGAGGAGAGCCTGTATTCTGTATTTATGTAGCAGTAGGTCAAAAGGCTTCTACTGTTGCTGGAGTAGTAGCTGCTTTAGAAAAAGCTGGTGCTATGGATTACAGTGTGGTAGTTTCTGCTTCTGCAGCTGATCCTGCTCCTATGCAGTTCTTTGCTCCATTTACTGGTGCTGCCATTGGTGAGTACTTCAGAGATACAGGTAGACCTGCTTTAGTAATATATGATGATTTATCTAAGCAAGCAGTAGCTTACCGTGAGGTATCTCTACTTCTTAGAAGACCTCCAGGTCGTGAAGCTTACCCTGGTGATGTATTCTACCTTCACTCAAGATTATTAGAGAGAGCTGCGAAGATTTCTCAAAATGATGAGATAGCGCAAGGAATGAATGATCTTCCTGAAAGCTTACAAGGGAAAGTAAAAGGTGGTGGTTCTCTTACTGCACTTCCTATTATTGAAACTCAGGCTGGTGACGTATCAGCATATATCCCTACTAACGTAATTTCTATTACTGACGGACAGATATTCTTGGAGACTAACTTGTTTAACTCTGGTATCAGACCGGCCATTAACGTAGGTATTTCTGTATCAAGGGTAGGAGGTTCTGCTCAGATTAAATCAATGAAGAAAGTAGCTGGTACGCTTAAGTTAGACCAGGCACAGTTCCGTGAGCTAGAAGCATTTGCTAAGTTCGGTTCTGATCTTGATGCTGCTACTAAGCTTACTATTGATAGAGGTAGAAGAAACCTTGAAATCCTTAAACAAGCTCAATATTCTCCTGTAGCGGTAGAAGAGCAAGTAGCTATTATATTTGTATCTACTAAAGGTATGATAGATGATGTACCTGTAGATAAAGTAAAGGCTTTTGAAAGAAGCTTTATTGATGTGCTAAGAAGTAAGCATCAGGATGCATTGGATTCACTAAGAGCTGGTAAGCTGGAAGACAGTGTTACTGAAGTATTGGCCTCTGTGGCCAAAGACTTATCTAAGCAATACAGTAAGTAA
- the atpG gene encoding ATP synthase F1 subunit gamma yields the protein MANLKEVKARIQSVNSTQQITKAMKMVAAAKLKRAQDNILQMRPYAQKLSGILKNLSSLNDGDNNSSKYSEERAEGNILLIVVTSDKGLCGAFNSSIFKATNRVIEEKYKKQFEAGRLTILPIGKKALEFFTKRNYNVINDYWNMFSPVSFEKSSEAAQFVMDSFVDEKFDKVEIIYNEFKNVATQILNVEQYLPVERAEEAEATTYGVDYIFEPSQEQIVKDLIPKSLKVQLYKAILESNASEHGARMTAMDQATDNAGELLKDLRLTYNRTRQAAITTEILEIVAGAEALGA from the coding sequence ATGGCGAATTTAAAAGAAGTAAAAGCGAGAATACAGTCTGTTAACTCTACTCAGCAGATCACTAAAGCCATGAAAATGGTGGCAGCGGCTAAGTTGAAGAGAGCTCAGGATAATATTTTACAAATGCGTCCTTATGCTCAGAAACTTTCTGGCATTTTGAAGAACTTATCATCACTTAATGATGGTGATAACAATTCAAGCAAATACTCTGAAGAGAGAGCTGAGGGCAATATACTTCTGATTGTAGTTACTTCAGATAAAGGGCTTTGCGGTGCATTTAACAGCTCTATATTTAAGGCTACTAACAGAGTAATAGAGGAGAAATATAAGAAGCAATTCGAAGCTGGAAGATTAACTATTTTGCCTATTGGTAAAAAAGCTTTGGAATTCTTCACTAAGCGTAATTATAATGTTATTAATGATTACTGGAATATGTTCTCTCCGGTATCATTTGAGAAAAGCTCTGAAGCGGCTCAGTTTGTAATGGATTCTTTTGTTGATGAAAAATTCGATAAAGTAGAAATCATTTATAATGAGTTTAAAAACGTGGCTACTCAGATTCTTAATGTAGAGCAATATCTTCCTGTAGAGCGTGCAGAAGAGGCTGAAGCTACTACTTATGGAGTAGACTATATCTTTGAGCCATCACAAGAGCAGATTGTAAAAGATTTAATACCTAAATCTTTGAAAGTTCAATTATATAAAGCCATTTTGGAATCTAATGCTTCTGAGCATGGAGCCAGAATGACAGCTATGGATCAGGCTACTGATAATGCTGGTGAGCTTCTTAAAGATCTTAGATTAACATACAATAGAACAAGACAAGCAGCTATTACTACCGAAATCCTGGAGATTGTGGCAGGAGCGGAAGCTTTAGGTGCTTAA
- the atpH gene encoding ATP synthase F1 subunit delta, whose amino-acid sequence MTEHRAASRYAKSLLELAKEQGVLDQVHDDMLSFHKICEENREFALMLKNPVIKNNKKRAILEKVFEGKVNELTLSIFKVISRKNREALLPTIAKEFHVQYNIINGIEVASVTTAVALTPELRAQIEEMVKKISSKQKVDLVEKVDQEIIGGYILKVGDRQIDDSLKTKLKSLEHKFSQNPYIKEF is encoded by the coding sequence ATGACTGAACACAGAGCCGCTTCACGCTACGCTAAGTCTTTACTGGAACTAGCAAAAGAACAAGGAGTTTTAGACCAGGTGCATGATGATATGCTTTCTTTTCATAAAATATGTGAAGAGAACCGCGAGTTTGCACTTATGCTGAAAAACCCTGTGATAAAAAATAATAAGAAACGGGCCATTTTGGAGAAAGTGTTTGAAGGAAAAGTAAATGAGCTGACCCTATCTATATTTAAGGTTATTTCCAGAAAAAACCGTGAAGCTTTATTACCTACTATAGCCAAAGAATTTCATGTTCAATATAACATTATAAATGGTATAGAGGTAGCCAGTGTAACTACAGCTGTAGCGCTAACACCAGAACTTAGAGCACAAATAGAAGAAATGGTTAAGAAAATTTCTTCTAAGCAAAAAGTAGATTTGGTAGAGAAGGTAGACCAGGAAATCATTGGAGGTTATATCCTTAAGGTAGGTGATCGTCAGATTGATGATTCGCTGAAGACAAAATTGAAATCATTAGAACACAAGTTCAGTCAAAATCCATATATCAAAGAATTTTAA
- a CDS encoding class I SAM-dependent methyltransferase, which yields MKVNFNLIAPIYDLLSSLVYGKELIRAQVEFLNKIPKKSKVLVIGGGTGKFLESLDKLGRAMDLVYLEASSSMLKRAKSRAPFENLSIDFQLGTQEDIKGDFDVIITFFFLDLFTEASLKVISTSLYKHLKKEGIWLFADFCKTETFWQQWLVKIMYTFFRVVSGIEASHLLNLPQHLSNLPLAQLQQKHFFHGMVASYVFRKS from the coding sequence ATGAAAGTAAATTTTAATCTGATTGCTCCAATATATGATTTACTATCCTCATTGGTGTATGGAAAAGAATTAATAAGAGCTCAGGTTGAGTTTTTAAATAAGATACCCAAAAAATCGAAGGTTTTGGTAATTGGAGGCGGAACGGGTAAATTTCTTGAGTCTCTAGATAAGCTAGGCAGGGCTATGGATTTGGTTTATTTGGAGGCCTCTTCTTCAATGTTAAAAAGAGCAAAGAGTAGAGCACCATTTGAGAATCTGTCAATAGACTTTCAATTAGGCACGCAAGAAGATATTAAAGGAGATTTTGATGTCATTATCACTTTTTTCTTTCTTGATCTTTTTACTGAAGCCAGCCTAAAAGTGATTAGCACCTCTTTGTATAAGCACTTAAAAAAGGAAGGGATATGGCTCTTCGCTGATTTCTGTAAAACTGAAACTTTTTGGCAACAGTGGCTTGTAAAAATAATGTACACCTTTTTTAGAGTAGTGAGTGGTATTGAAGCGAGCCATTTGTTAAACCTACCTCAGCACCTCAGTAATTTACCTCTTGCTCAGCTACAGCAGAAGCACTTTTTTCATGGTATGGTGGCTTCCTATGTTTTCAGAAAATCATAA